The genomic interval ACGAAGGATTTGATAACAGAGTGACAATGGGAACCTTTATGTTTGTTAAAGGAGCAATCGAAGAACTTAAAAGTTCACCTGTAAATTTGATGCGAATTAAATTCTTAACCAGTACAGATGATTTTATAGTTAAAAAAGAAATTACTTCAGAGATGAACCAAAAAGTTTATTTCCCTGAAACTTATTTTATGGATTACTTAAAATGTATTGACTAAGACTTTATATAGACCTGCAATCCTTAATTTTAGGATAAATAAAATCTTTATTCTGAATTAAAATACGGCTTTACACAAAAGTATAATTCATTCACTTCTAGTTTTTTCCCATAACATATTTGTTAATCATATACTGTGTTATGGGTTTCAATGGTTTATCATTTTCTGGATGATATCCAGGATTATTATAAAATTCCAATTCATTTCCTTTTTTGCAATACCACACTATCGGCTTATTATGTTTAAAAAAAGTCGTGCTATCGCAAACTTGAATTTTTCTAAAATTGAGCATATTCTCATCTAAAGGTATTTTAGAATATAAATTCAATACCCCCACTTTATTCTCTTCACAAGTTACCATTTCATAATGGTCATTCTGCCACTGCATACACTTCTCTTTTGGCAAAAGAAAAAATCCCACACCACAAATTACAAAAGTGATCAGTACAGCAATACTTATTTGTTTATAAAAAAACCTATTCCCATTTAGCTCTACACTTGACGCAGCCTTTAGTACCTCAATAACATTCTTTTCCTGATTTTTTATTTCATTATTTACAAGACCATCACTTTCTATTTGATTTTCACTCCTCAAATGATTTTCTGCTTTAGAAAATTTTAAATAAGGTCTTGGTTCAAAACCTACCAAAATTGCGGTAATATTCACTGCTTCCATATCTACTAAATCGGTCTCCCCTTTCAAGAAAGTCTCTATAGGTCTAAATTTATCCGTCAAATCCTTTAATTTATTGAAAGACGTAGGACTAAACTCAAAGCCGCAGAAAGAGGCAAAACTCATTAAATCATCCTTCTTGGAATTGTCCTTAAACAATTCAAAACACAAATTCCTCAATTTGGCACGTGACGGATTAAATAAGAAAGTAGAATAATTCCCATATTTCTCAAGCTCATATTGAACTTTTATGGCTTTTTTATAATCCTCTAAAGTGTTTTTTTTCATGCGTAGATAATATTTTTTTATAGGAATATCGAATTCGCATTTCATTATTAGTGTTTGCGACCAAATCTAGACCATGTTCATTTCATAAGCGAATCGGAATTTTCAGGAATCCAAAGGAATTCTAGGAATCTTAGGAATTCCCTGCTATTATCACTTCAAAACCTGCTGTTCTTTGCATCAGAATTTGTTGCTGTTCTATTTCGCGATAAGAACAAATGTACAAAACAACTTCTAAAAAAGTGTTGCTATACAGAACTGAATTATTATTCCGGGAAGTATAATAAAACCGCTCTGTACCAGCGCACTTCACTTCCCAAAAAACTAGTAATCAATACCGTTAGGCCTTGAAAATTATTCGATTCTCATTATCGAACGGCCCAACCTATGTCCAATTTTTAAACTTAAAATCATGAGAAAATTATTTTTTATTGCCGTTTTATCCGTGTCAAGCTTAGTTAATGCATCAAATGTTGTATTGAGTACAACAACAACTTTAAAACCAATACTAACCTCCAAAAACAATGAAAAACATGTCGAAAAAGAGAGCTGTATTAGTGTCCTATTTATAGCAAACGATGGTCCTGGAGATGGTGATATTATTATTTATCCTCCAAAAAGAAAAACAATATAGACACATAGTCTAAAATTATTATTATTTTCGGGGAAAGTTACAGCTAATGCAACGTTCCCCGATTATTATACTTTTCTTATTTTTATTTCTGTTGCCTTTTGTCTGTTGTCAAAAGGAGGCAAAAACTATAGAAAAAAACTTTTCTCCTAGCGCAAAATACCAACTTGCTGCAAAATTATCAGCATCGGCTGACTCCTACTTTAAAACAGCAAAATTTGATAGTGCTTTTTTTAATTACAATAAATCCAAAGAACTTTTTAAAGAAGAAAAAGACAGTACCTTCACCGCTTACAACTTAATAAAACTGGCTAAAATTCAGCAAATATTTGGCGATTACACTAGTTGTGAAGAAACACTTACTGAAGCTTTAGACTATTCAAAAGATAAGCCCGAATACCTACTAGCCATTCATAACCTATTAGGAATTACTTCCAAAGAATTGAAAAATTATGAAGACGCTATTATTTATTATAAAATTGTTTTAAATAAGATACAACAGGAGCATTTGAAAGTTATACCATTGAATAACATTGCTTCTGTTTATATTGAACAAAAAAAATATTCCCAAGCCATACTACTATTAGAACCTAGTTTACAAACTGATATACTAGACAGCCATCCCAAAACAAAAGCTATTCTGATGGATAATTTAGGTTTTGCATACTCTAAAAATGGTGAATCAAAAAAAGGATTGTCTTTGATGAACAAAGCATTAGCCATTCGTGTTCAAACCAACGATTCCTACGGAAACATCTCCAGTTATTTGCATTTAGCCGATTATTATCAGGATATTGATTCTCAAAAGTCAAATAAAAATGCTGTCTTAGCATACCAAAAAGCGACTCAAACTAAAAGTATAGATGAACAGCTACAAGCGCTTTCATTCTTAATGCTAAATAATCCCCAAAAAGGACAAAATTCTTCTGCACAATTATTTGTAAACCTAAATGACAGTATCAAAAAAGTGCGCAATAATGCCAAAAATCAATTTGCCAAAATCAAATACGACGCGAGTAAAGCCACATTAGAAAACATCAAATACAAAGAAGAAAGATCCGAGATTGCACTTCAACTTCAAACCAAAAAAAATCAAACTTATTTATTTGGATTTGGCTTCCTGCTACTACTCATTACCATTATATTTTTGGTGCATTATTTCAAAAATAAAAACAAACAAGCACGCTTACAAGCAAGTTACTCTACGGAAACTCGTATTTCCAAAAAACTTCATGATGAACTCGCTAATGATGTTTTCTATGCCATGACTTTTGCCGAAACTCAGGATTTACAAAATCCACTCAAGAAAGAAACCTTATTGGATAATTTGGATAAAATTTACAAGCGAACCCGAAATATTTCCAAAGAGAATAGTCCAATTGATACCGGCGAAAACTTTGTTTTTAATTTAAAACAAATGCTCAATAGCTACAAATCAAATACGGTTGAAGTTATCATAAAAACCCAAAACCCTATCGATTGGTCCCAAATAGAGGACAATAAAAAAATCGCAATTCAAAGAGTTTTACAAGAATTGATGGTAAATATGAAAAAATATAGCCAAGCAAATTTTGTTGTAATTGGCTTCGATTCCAACCAAAACAGCCTGTTAATAGACTATTCAGACAACGGGATTGGCTTCTCCGAAAAATTAATTTTGAAAAATGGTTTGCAAAATGCGGAAAACCGTATTCATGCTATCAATGGACTTCTTACTTTTGACACACAAACCCATAAAGGATTTAAGGCTAAAATTATAATTCCTAACTAATACTGTTTTATGTTTACAAAAGTTTTAATTGCAGATGATATTGATTTCAATGATGTAGGTGCCGCCCAAATTCTAAACGAATTAGAGGTACTCGAAGTACAATATGCCAAATATTGTGACGAAGCCTTGCTGAAAATAAAAAAAGCACATCAAGATAATAATCCGTTTCAATTGCTCATCTCCGATTTGTCTTTCAAGGCAGATCATCAAGTCAACAAACTAAACTCAGGTGAGGAATTGATTCAAGCAGTCAAAGAACTCTTTCCAGAGATTAAAATAATTGCATTTTCTATCGAAGATCGTCCACATAAAATAAAAGGACTTTTTGATGATCTCAATATCGATGGCTATGTACTAAAAGGTCGCAATACTATTTATGATCTTAAAGTAGCAGTTCAAAAAACTTTTAACAATGAACCCGATAACATTTCGCCTGAATTGTTATACCTCATGCAAGACAAAACCACCAGCGAAATCAACCAATACGATATTGTACTCCTCAAAAAACTCTCTTTGGGCATCAGCCAAGAAGGTATGGAAGCCGTTTTAAAACAAGAAGGCATCACTCCAAATAGCAAGAGCTCCATCGAGAAACACATCAATAAACTCAAAATATACTTTAAGGCCAACAACGCCACCCATCTAGTAGCCATTGCCAAAGATTTAGGCGTCATATAAATTTCCGTTTATAATTGCCATACAAAAGCTTCCTTCGGGGAGCTTTTTGTTGTTTATACCCTAAGTTAATTTAAGATAGCTTAAGTATTTTGGGCGTGCCCCGCCAAAAAAAGCGGGTCGGGCTAAACGTTACAAGTCCTCAACAAGTTCCGCTATCGCTACACTTGTTTGTGGGCTTTCCTCTTTTATCCCTCACGCAAAACAGCATTCAGCTAAACGATTTTGAATTTATAACAACGATTTTTAAATCGTACATGAAAGAGCAAATTGACAAAACATTTCATTATTTGTTTAGCATAAATAAGTGTATTGGTTTCCTAAAATCCCCTCTGACATCAAAAAATGTTAATCAAATAGCTTAAATCTATCACCTAAAAGGTATTTCCCGCATACGCTCAACACTTAAGTCAATGATTAACACAGAAAACAATTCCCAAAATTAACTTTTTCACATTTTTTTACTGTGGTTACGGTTTACCGTAAGGAAATCGTTTTTTATGAAGGTAATTTTACCAAAAATCAAGTCGTCATATTAAAATGAAGACGAGCTTATATCCTTAAAAACAAAATAAAATGAGAATTTTTAAAAATCTAGTTGTCATAACTGCTTTAGTATTTTCTACTGTTATATTAATAAACTGTGAAGGAAGAAAAGGTAAAATTAATGCTTCAATCATAGAAACTTCTATTTCCCCTCCAGTTCCAAACAAGTAAATTTTATAATTCATTCACAAAAAAATTAATTACCTACCTATTCACGATTTCAAATCCTTTTACTTAAATGAAGTTCATAAAACTTCATTTATAAAAGCTTCAAAAGTGGAAGCTTTCTGGTTTTTCTGGTATTTAGTTTTTGTGATTACGGTTTCCCGTAAGGGAATGAATATTTATGGGGGTAGGTTTGGAGAATAATAAAACAGAGGCACTTTTCAGCAAATACACACCCTATGTTTCTAAACAAAATTAATTCTAGTAAAAAAATTTCAGTGATGATCAAATTGAATGCTAGTGAATTAAATAATTTTCGCAAACCAATTCTGATCACTGCATTCTAGTTGCAGTAACGAACAGTATAATTGTAATCTAAATGGATATTAGAATCATTATAAGAATACACAATTGCATAAAGAGCAGTTTAACTGGTACTCCTGGTGAACTTAGTCAAAGACTGGAAGTTTCTGAGCGCACTTTATACAATTATATTTCTTTTATGAAGAACGACTTAAAAGCACCTATACAATTTTGTAAGATTAAAAGAACCTATGAGTATAAAGGAGAGTGTTATTTAAAATTTGAGCATAAATAAAATATTATGGGTATTAATTTACAGAAGAAGCTAATTATAAAATTAAGATCAAAATTGATTTGTTTGCTTTTTATTTTAAGCCTTTCATCATGTCAATCTTTCAAGAAAGATAATTTTTTGAACAGCTTTGAATCATTTGTTAACGATGTTGAATTGAATAGTAAAAATTACAATAAAAAAGAATGGGCAGATTCAGATAAAGAATATTATGCTTATGTCGAAATAAAATATCCTGAATTTAGAGAGACCATGACTGATGCGGAAATAAATACGACAAATGTATTAATAGGGAAATATCAGGCGCTAAAAATCAAATCAGAGATATTGAATATTAAACAAGGTTTAAATGATATTTTGGATCAAGCATCATCTTTTGCAAATGAAATCGTATCTGACACAACTTCAAATAATAAATAATTTTAATAATAACCATGAAAAATTTCATAAAAATCAGCTTACCAATAGTCACTTTATTTTGTCTACAAGGTTGTTGTAAAAAAGAAGATTCAAGTGCTTGGTCAAAATATAAGCCTCTAAACGAGATTGAAAAACATATTGAGGGATATTATGGTGCTTCATTAGGAGGAGAAGCTAATCCTAAAACGGGTAATACAGCTGTGTTTGTAGACTTTTCAGACGGATTGATTCAGGCCTATAATAATAATCCTTCAAATGCTATTATCATTCAAGCAATTACAAACAAACTTGTTAGTCCAGATATAGAGTGGTTTGCTTTGGGAAACTCAAAAATTACAAAGCTTGATTTAGCAAGTAATCAAATTTACAATAAAGTTACAGATCCCAAAGAATATAAAGATATAATGGCTCCAATTAAGGGTGCTCTGCAAAAAATAACATCTTCAAATAATGATGCATTATTAATTACCGATTTTGAAGAATATACAGGTGATGGCAAAGAGCAATTCGAGAATTATCCTAAAGAATATTTTACAAATTGGTTGGCAAAGGGAAATTCAATTACATTTTTCTATACTGATTACTCGGAAATAAACAAAAAATCTGGAATTACTACTTCAAAACATCTCTATTATACAGTGTTTACTCACGGGAAGGCAACAGAAACAAGTATGGTTTCACAAATAAGAAATGCTTTAAAAGGAAGGGTAACAACTAAGATATTTGAATTAAATAATAGTCCATATACTATTTCAAATGACTATGGAGGTAAAGATAAAACCGGAATAGCTAATAACACTTTATCACAAGTGGCAACAACTATTTTAAATGCATCTGCAGATAAGAATTTACCTTATGAAGTAATCGGTGTAGAAAATAATTGGGATGATGGTTTAGATAAATATGTTCAAAATATAATTCAAAAAGAAAAAGGACTTTTTATGAATAAATTACTATTGAATGCATCTGATCAATCTTCTTATAAATTAAAAAAGATAGCTGTAAAGGTTTATGATGTTTCCGATGATTTTGAAAAATATGCCCGTTGCAACAAAGCTAAAAATCATATTCCAGTTCTTACCAAAAATGACAAAAAGGATTTGGTTTGGGATGAAAAATCAAAAAATGACCCAATTACTGTTGAATGCTACCAACCTAACGAGAAAACAATTGTACCCAACTACCTTTACAAATCAAAGGATTCAACTGCTAATGAATGGTCTGAAGTATTTGATGTTGATAGTGGAATATTCAATAGTCATTTAAAAAACGATCCAAAAAAAATCGAGCTAAAATTGATCTTTCATAAGAATTATAAAAAAGATAATTTTAAAAAAGAGGATGCATTAATTAGAATTGATTACATAATTGAAGATGTTACTTTCAATGATACAAATCCCCAATTAAATGATTTTCAATGGACTTCCAGTACTGTAAGGGGAAATATTAATACTTCTCTATCAGAAGCTATACGAAACACTCTTCAAGATCCAAAAGTAAATCCAAAAAGCAAAATATTATATTCTTATTTCATAAAATTTGGAAATACTACCTCGACAAGTAATTAATCAAAAAAAACAATAAATTTTAACATTATGACAGCATACTTTATTTCAGCAATTTTTGCAGGAGCAATGATACTTCTAGCAGCATTTATCTCAAATTCTATCAAGTTTGAAGGAGGTAGCAATCCAACTGACCCTGGTAAAAGAAAAATGTGGTTTTGGATTATGGCTATAATTAATCCTATAGTTTGTTATACTATTGGATGGCTAGTGTTGGCTCCAAATGCAGAGAGTAAACAAATGCAATTTGATGAATATATGGCTGTGCTACCTATTGCAACAGTTGTAGGTTTCTTTATATACATTATTGCCGGGTTTATACTAAGTAAAATTTTTATAAACGGTAAAGTAGGAAACTGGTTTTAATATTAAAAAAAGAAAAAAATGAGTCAAGATAAATTATTTGTTATAGCTATTGGGGGCACAGGAATGCGTTGCCTAGAATCATTTACCCACTTATG from Flavobacterium ovatum carries:
- a CDS encoding response regulator, which codes for MFTKVLIADDIDFNDVGAAQILNELEVLEVQYAKYCDEALLKIKKAHQDNNPFQLLISDLSFKADHQVNKLNSGEELIQAVKELFPEIKIIAFSIEDRPHKIKGLFDDLNIDGYVLKGRNTIYDLKVAVQKTFNNEPDNISPELLYLMQDKTTSEINQYDIVLLKKLSLGISQEGMEAVLKQEGITPNSKSSIEKHINKLKIYFKANNATHLVAIAKDLGVI
- a CDS encoding HTH domain-containing protein; the encoded protein is MDIRIIIRIHNCIKSSLTGTPGELSQRLEVSERTLYNYISFMKNDLKAPIQFCKIKRTYEYKGECYLKFEHK
- a CDS encoding DUF6565 domain-containing protein, which produces MLFILSLSSCQSFKKDNFLNSFESFVNDVELNSKNYNKKEWADSDKEYYAYVEIKYPEFRETMTDAEINTTNVLIGKYQALKIKSEILNIKQGLNDILDQASSFANEIVSDTTSNNK